A stretch of Zootoca vivipara chromosome 13, rZooViv1.1, whole genome shotgun sequence DNA encodes these proteins:
- the LOC118094639 gene encoding olfactory receptor 2AP1-like produces the protein MAKAELGNQTVLTEFLLLGFGDLGDVQFPLFLLFLVIYVVTVLGNILIVVLVVADRHLHTPMYFFLGNLSCLETCYSSNILPIMLASLSDRGPRTISVTGCMIQYYFFGFLAASECYLLAAMSYDRYVAICKPLLYTVLMNGRVCLRLIAASWISGSLAINMTIYLMHQLRFCGRSEISHFFCDFNPILKLSCSDTHMIELLTTFLAAICSLPPFLLTLTSYVYIISTIVRIPSIRGRQKAFSTCSSHLTVVSLFYGTIMIVYLLPKTDALRDLNKVFSLFYTVLTPLFNPLIYSLRNREVKEAFRKTFTKCCIWERMQSHRLICLFI, from the coding sequence ATGGCAAAAGCAGAATTGGGAAATCAAACAGTCCTCACTGAATTCCTTCTGCTGGGTTTTGGAGATCTAGGAGATGTTCAGTTTCCTCTCTTCCTGCTCTTCTTAGTGATCTACGTTGTGACCGTGCTTGGGAATATTCTCATTGTCGTGCTGGTTGTGGCTGATCGCCACCTTCAcacccccatgtacttcttcctgggAAACCTGTCCTGCCTGGAGACCTGCTACAGCTCCAACATCCTTCCCATCATGCTGGCCAGTCTCTCTGACAGAGGTCCAAGAACCATTTCTGTAACTGGGTGCATGATCCAATATTACTTCTTTGGCTTCTTGGCAGCCTCAGAATGTTACCTCCTAGCAGCAATGTCCTACGATAGGTATGTGGCAATATGTAAGCCACTGCTCTATACGGTACTGATGAATGGCAGAGTTTGCCTCCGGCTAATAGCTGCATCTTGGATCAGTGGTTCATTGGCTATTAACATGACTATATATTTAATGCACCAGTTAAGGTTCTGTGGCCGCAGTGAAATCAGCCACTTCTTTTGCGATTTCAATCCAATATTAAAGCTCTCATGTAGCGACACGCACATGATTGAACTTTTAACCACCTTCCTAGCTGCGATATGTTCCTTGCCTCCCTTCCTGTTGACCCTGACATCTTATGTCTATATCATATCTACCATTGTGAGAATCCCCTCCATCAGAGGGAGGCAGAAAGCCTTCTCGACCTGTTCCTCACACCTCACTGTGGTGTCCCTTTTCTATGGCACAATCATGATTGTCTACCTGTTGCCCAAAACAGATGCCCTGCGAGACCTCAACaaagtcttctctctcttctaCACAGTCCTGACACCTTTGTTCAATCCCCTGATATACAGCCTGAGAAATAGAGAGGTCAAGGAAGCCTTCAGAAAAACATTTACTAAATGTTGCATTTGGGAAAGAATGCAGAGCCATCGTTTAATATGCTTGTTTATCTAG